A genome region from Nocardia sp. NBC_01730 includes the following:
- a CDS encoding YlxR family protein encodes MRTCIGCRKRELAVDLLRIVARNRETGDGSHVIEIIPDPRRRLSGRGAWLHPFSACLSMAERRRAIGRALRVSGQLDISALERYLENRHEHS; translated from the coding sequence GTGCGGACGTGTATCGGGTGCCGGAAGCGCGAGCTGGCCGTCGATCTGTTGAGGATCGTGGCTCGAAATCGTGAGACCGGAGACGGCTCCCACGTGATCGAGATCATTCCCGATCCGCGGCGTAGACTTTCCGGACGGGGTGCCTGGCTGCACCCCTTTTCGGCTTGTCTGAGCATGGCAGAGCGACGCCGAGCAATCGGCAGAGCACTACGAGTGTCCGGACAACTGGATATCTCAGCCCTGGAGCGTTACCTCGAGAACAGGCACGAGCACTCATGA